In the Caldibacillus debilis DSM 16016 genome, one interval contains:
- a CDS encoding helix-turn-helix transcriptional regulator, translating into MKRSGQLKNRISVLRAEKKWTQQDLADKVGVTRQTIASIEANRYNPSLILAFEIAAAFGKEIQEVFEYQLLEKGE; encoded by the coding sequence ATGAAAAGAAGCGGGCAACTGAAAAATCGAATTAGCGTCCTAAGGGCCGAAAAAAAATGGACCCAGCAGGATTTGGCCGACAAAGTCGGCGTCACGAGGCAAACCATCGCTTCCATTGAAGCGAACCGTTACAATCCGTCCCTGATCTTGGCCTTTGAAATTGCGGCCGCCTTCGGAAAGGAAATACAGGAAGTTTTTGAATATCAATTATTGGAAAAGGGGGAATAA
- a CDS encoding zinc metallopeptidase, giving the protein MFFHPMDILIFIAFGISLWAQFKVRGNFQKWSGVEASSGYTGAETARRILDQNGLYDVPVEVVPGTLTDHYDPITRTVRLSEPVYYGRSIAAVSVAAHEVGHAVQHKEAYGALVLRHRMFPIVNFTSGIAPFLLLAGFLLKQFSLLGLGILFFSFAVAFQLITLPVEFNASARAKNFILAEGLIRNDEERGVNKVLGAAAWTYVAAALISVFELINFILLFLQGNNEEN; this is encoded by the coding sequence ATGTTCTTTCATCCGATGGATATTCTCATTTTCATTGCATTCGGCATTTCCCTTTGGGCCCAATTTAAAGTAAGAGGGAATTTCCAAAAATGGAGCGGTGTTGAAGCATCCTCCGGATACACCGGCGCCGAAACGGCCAGACGCATCTTGGATCAAAACGGCCTTTATGACGTTCCGGTCGAAGTGGTTCCCGGCACGTTAACAGACCATTACGATCCGATTACCCGAACCGTCCGCTTATCCGAACCGGTTTATTACGGCCGTTCGATTGCCGCCGTCTCCGTGGCGGCCCATGAGGTGGGCCATGCGGTTCAGCACAAGGAAGCGTACGGGGCATTGGTCTTACGACACCGGATGTTTCCGATCGTTAACTTTACTTCCGGAATCGCGCCGTTCCTTTTGTTGGCGGGATTTTTGTTAAAGCAATTTTCGCTCCTCGGTTTGGGGATCCTCTTCTTCTCCTTTGCGGTGGCCTTTCAATTGATTACATTGCCGGTCGAATTTAACGCGAGCGCCCGCGCGAAAAACTTTATCCTGGCGGAAGGTTTGATTCGGAATGATGAGGAGCGGGGAGTAAACAAAGTGCTGGGAGCTGCGGCTTGGACGTATGTGGCGGCCGCATTGATCTCGGTATTTGAGCTTATTAATTTCATCCTGCTTTTCCTGCAAGGGAATAACGAAGAAAATTGA
- a CDS encoding MerR family transcriptional regulator: MGELAEKAKVSKRTIDYYTKLGLLKAERSESNYRYYDSSALEDLKLIEHYKKLNYSLDMIKERLELHRKKTAAEEDLILKQANMVAEHMKLLEGEIKDFQDLLGKLDDECKKKILNQFASQTVALLQSLMMFLG, from the coding sequence ATCGGTGAACTAGCGGAAAAAGCGAAAGTTTCCAAACGAACGATCGATTATTATACAAAGCTGGGCTTACTGAAAGCCGAACGTTCCGAATCGAATTACCGATACTACGACTCTTCCGCCCTGGAGGATTTAAAGTTAATCGAACATTACAAAAAACTCAATTATTCCTTGGACATGATCAAGGAGCGGCTGGAACTGCACCGAAAAAAAACGGCGGCGGAAGAGGATCTCATCCTGAAACAAGCTAATATGGTCGCCGAACATATGAAATTATTGGAAGGTGAAATCAAAGATTTTCAGGATCTTTTGGGCAAATTGGACGATGAGTGCAAGAAGAAGATTTTGAATCAATTCGCCTCACAAACGGTGGCGTTGCTGCAATCATTAATGATGTTTTTAGGATGA
- a CDS encoding aldo/keto reductase — protein MGHWDSEKLSQIRSRLEKRVVTLPDGTTVPCVGQGTWHMAESPRERAEEIKALQLGIELGMKVIDTAEMYGHGAAERLVGEAIKGRRDEVFLVSKVYPHHSGLDKIATACENSLKRLGTDYLDLYLLHWRGRVPLEETVEGMEKLRKEGKILRWGVSNFDTDDMEELWSIPDGRNCAVNQVLYHLGSRGIDFDLLPWHRAHRLPIMAYSPLAQGGSLRKQLLTDPAVQSLAEKYRVKPLQIALAWTIRTNDVIAIPKAGREQHVLENAEAAAIELTPEDLEKLDRAFPKPRKKVPLDMI, from the coding sequence ATGGGTCATTGGGACAGCGAAAAATTGTCGCAGATTCGAAGCCGTTTGGAAAAACGGGTCGTGACCTTGCCCGATGGCACGACGGTTCCGTGCGTCGGCCAAGGGACGTGGCACATGGCGGAAAGCCCCCGCGAGCGGGCCGAGGAAATCAAAGCCTTGCAGCTCGGCATCGAATTGGGGATGAAGGTCATTGACACGGCCGAAATGTACGGGCACGGCGCGGCGGAACGCCTGGTGGGCGAGGCGATCAAAGGGCGCAGGGATGAAGTCTTTTTAGTCTCGAAAGTTTATCCCCACCATTCGGGATTGGACAAGATTGCAACCGCGTGCGAAAACAGCTTGAAACGGCTCGGTACGGACTACTTGGACTTGTATCTTTTGCATTGGCGCGGCCGCGTTCCTCTGGAGGAAACAGTTGAAGGCATGGAAAAACTGCGGAAAGAGGGAAAAATTTTACGGTGGGGAGTCTCCAATTTTGATACGGATGATATGGAAGAATTATGGAGCATCCCCGATGGCAGGAACTGCGCGGTCAATCAAGTGCTGTACCATTTGGGTTCGCGGGGCATCGATTTCGATCTCCTTCCCTGGCACCGGGCGCATCGTCTGCCGATTATGGCTTACAGCCCCCTGGCGCAAGGAGGTTCCTTAAGGAAGCAATTGTTAACGGACCCGGCCGTCCAAAGCCTTGCGGAAAAATACAGGGTGAAACCGCTGCAAATCGCCCTTGCCTGGACGATCCGCACGAATGATGTGATCGCCATCCCCAAAGCGGGACGGGAACAGCATGTGCTTGAGAATGCGGAAGCGGCCGCGATCGAATTGACCCCGGAAGATTTGGAAAAACTTGACCGGGCATTTCCGAAACCCCGCAAGAAAGTTCCGCTCGATATGATTTGA